The following nucleotide sequence is from Leopardus geoffroyi isolate Oge1 chromosome A1, O.geoffroyi_Oge1_pat1.0, whole genome shotgun sequence.
aatgggCAAGGATGGTGGGGCCAGTGAAGGGCTTTGGGAATCAGGGCGTGGCCCTCTGTGCTCTATGCTTTGCAGGTGTGCAGCAATGACAACAAGACCTTCGACTCTTCCTGCCACTTCTTTGCCACCAAGTGCACCCTGGAGGGCACCAAGAAGGGCCACAAACTCCACCTGGACTACATTGGGCCTTGCAAATGTGAGTCTGTCCTTGGCTTCTTCCAGTGCCTCATCTCGGGGAGAGAGCACTGAGCTGGCGCTGATGAGGGCTCTGCACCCCCGTGCTTCGTGACATTGGGCgagtctctttccctctctgagcctcaggatTGCCATTCACTACATTttagatgtttattcatttatttagagagaggacacatgtgcacacacacaagtaggggagggggagacacggagagagagagaatcccaaacagctctgtgctgatgtagGGCCGAGGcccctaaccatgagatcatgaggtgagccgaagtcaagagtcggatgttgaacctactgagccacccaggcgcccaggattgccatttataaaatgggatgatTGTCTAGGAGTAGCTGCCTCTCGGCTCTGCATTCGGGACACCTCCCAGGAAGGACTGAGCAGTTGTGGAGGTCAGGGAGGGTTTTTGGATCCTTCCACTAGCATCCAAGACAACCCTTCCTTTTCTCTACTGATGAGGATGTTCTTCTATAGGGCTAACCCAAATCTTTAGTGCTTCAATATGGCAAAGCAAAAATGATGTTCTCTCTGGGCctataaagtgtttttaaaagacagtaaaaccttggtttgcgagcataattcattctggagacatgcttgtaatccaaagcacttgtgtatcaaagcgaatttccctgTAAGAGATCATGGAacctcagatgattcgttccacatcccaaaaatattcatataaagtgattacaatactgtaatataatacaaaataacaaagaacatataaaatctaaagaaaaataaacaaattaacctgcacttacctttgaaaaccttcgtggccggtgtgaggaagacaagagagaggaagttTATTGTGTAGGGCGACTTTCACTATcgctaacggaatcactgctctctattggctcagtggaatctccttctgcatgggggccattgtatacactcgcatggatgttgactacagtacagtattaataaactcttgtcatagacTGTATCGAATGTAACTGGCAACAAGGCAGCCGAGGAAAGGGTCTcgatctgcaggcagcctgacccagAATGAAGCAGAGcgttcctaagctcactcttgtatGGAACAGCGGAGggctgtccataggtgctttgaagggacaaaaaatacactagtgccagttgcgGGCACCTTCCAaccttctgaaaaatcactgatttctgccaaacattgTGGCCTGAGACCCAGCATCTgtgcatgggagacgatcacccacaatcccacagtgagagagagagaaagagagagacagagaagacccATTGGCCCAGTTGCGATCACGTGATGTTCAGCAACACAtgctactcgtattgcaagacgtCACTCACTTATCAAGTTAAACTGTATCAGAAATGCTTGCTCATCtatggaacacttgcagaacaagtcgcttgcaatccaaggtttcactgtatttGAACttgaatgctttaaaatatgAGGCATGCCAGTCAGTTTCCTTCAGGCCCCATTACTCAGCGTTGCCCTATCCTTGGCCTTTTCACTCCATCACATTCCGGTCTGCCCACTTAAGACCTACGATTAACCACTTTCCTCTAGAAACCTGGGAGTCAGGTGTTGGGGGAAGGGATGCCAGGATACTGTCTAGCTTCTTGTTAGTGATTCCAGGTGCAGATCCCACTGGCCCAGGTGCCTCTTTCAGCATTGGCAGTCTCCTTATCACTTCAGACACCCAAGGCCACATCCTCCTCCAAGACAACACCCATGTGGTGTCTCTGGTACATTCTGGCACCAGATGGCACTGGGGAGAGCCACTCACCGGCTTCGTGAAGGTGTGCAGGGTTCAGAAAGGTGGAGGAGAAAACCAGGTTCTCCCGTGGTCAGCCCCATGCTCCCAGTTATGGGGCTCAGGAGGCTGGGGAGGAATGCTGATAGGAATCCTTGGGCAGTGAGACTGAGGAGTGGGCCAAGAGGCCTTTTACCAAAGTGGTTCTTTCTGTCCTCTGGGATGTGTTGCTCACTTGCTCCAAATCCTAGTGTGTCCACCACAGATGTTCCCTTCCACTCCCCAGCTGGTGGTGGAGAAGGTAGTTGTCCTAACCACAGAGGGGACTTTCCCTAGACTCAGGATGAGGGAAGGACAGACCTCTAAGCCCCAGGGCAACCACATGCCAGGGATGGTGGATGAGGTTCTGATAACGTGGCCTTGAGCAagccccttccccccgccctgccccatgCTGACCTTTGATAAGTCCAATAAGAGGGTAGACTTGGTCTGACATTCTGGGATTCTAAATTCCAAAGATCAGGATGGAATCATCATGAAGAATGTTCTGGTGGGTAAGTATTACTGACCTCCCCACCAAAGCTAAGCTGGGCCTATGGATAATGTTATTCGACCTCCCAGCTCAAACACCTCCCAAAGGTTGGTATCACCAGCGTGGGACCTGGACCTCTGCTTTCAGAGCCCCATCACCCAGAAAAGTGCAGGAGTCACTGGAGTGAACCATTTCCCTCAGCAGACTAGATCAGGCCTAGGGAAGAGCAGACGTGGCTCAGTGGAACCTTTCTCCCCCCACACAATCTCCTTTGCTCACTGTGGTGTGAGAAACCGTCCCAGAAAGGCCGAGCCACTGTGCCCAGGCCATCGATTGAGATAGCTGTAGGAGGAGGCCCTGGGTGAGAAGAGTGGCCCAGCCAGCACGTTGGCCCTCAGGCAGGGAgagtcggggtctgtgctgacccctcTCGTGTTTTGGACCCTAGACATCCCCCCCTGCCTGGACTCCGAGCTGACCGAATTCCCCCTGCGCATGCGGGACTGGCTCAAGAACGTCCTGGTCACTCTGTACGAAAGGGACGAGGACAACAACCTTCTGACCGAGAAGCAGAAGCTGCGAGTAAGTGCTCTCTTCCCAGCCTGTCCCAGGGCCCTTGCCTGGCACTGAGCGAGGTGGCTCCTGGCCCCGGCTTGGCTGAGATCCAGTCCCATCCCTAGAACTAGGCCCCCACGTGTAAGCCTACACCGCGGCGCTGACGAGTGCCCTTATTCTGGGTGCTGGGACGCCGGCTTCTCGCTGCCTTTGGAGGCTGATAATACACGTTCATGTCTTAAAGCCCGAGGAGCCCTGTGATAGAGAGACCTGCTCACTTTGTTTGGCCCAGTGTTAAACAAAAGGAGCACAAACGGCCCAGTTGCTTTTTCCTTCTGATCTGTGGATCTTTAACGTTACTGGACATATCAAGCACTTGGAGTACCGATAACGTGCAGATTCCCGAGCCCCATCTCGGGCCCACAGAATCAGTGTCTCTGTGAATCCGGGCCCAGGAAGCTGCATTTTCACACACTCCCCAGGTGCGTTTGGTGGGACAGCTCCAGGCAGATAGACCGCTTTGAGATCACCCCAGGCCTCCGCTTTTGTGGGTGAGATGCTGGTACCCATCTATGCCACTGCCTTCCCTCATTTCGAACCTTGGCCTGGGCTGGTCTCTTCCGGCTCCCGCCTACTGTCGGAAGAGGAGGGGCCCTCCCTGGCCTGGACGGTCTCCCCTGGACCCTTTGTCACTAAGCATCTGCTCTCACAGGTGAAGAAGATCCATGAGAACGAGAAGCGCCTGGAGGCTGGAGACCACCCCGTGGAGCTGCTGGCCCGGGACTTCGAGAAGAACTACAACATGTACATCTTCCCCGTGCACTGGCAGTTTGGCCAGCTGGACCAGCACCCCATTGATGGGTAAGGCCTCGGGCCCTCAGGGTCACAGGGCGCCGCTCTGGCTCGGTGCTGGAGGACGCAGAGTCGTGGGTCAGGGCTGGGAGGTGCACTGGGTATGGCCAGAAAACTCTGCAGACTGCTGCGTGCAGTCCTGGAGTCCCCCAGTTTGTGTAGGGGCCGAGCAGGAAGGAAGCCATAATACACGTTCATGCCGGAAGAAGTGGAAGTCAGCTGGAATTGAAAAATCCCTCCTTACCCCTGTGCGCACCGGCCTTGGGTATCCACTAGTTGAGGGAGAGTGAGCTGGAAAGGAGCTCAGACTCCGTGGGGTAGTGGGGCGGAGGTGGGCTGGCCTGTGTGCTCACAGTCCTTCAGCAAAAGACCTGAGACCCAGCAGCCCCGGGAGGGCAAACTGAACCTGGGACTTCTTAAAAAACACTCCACAGAACCAATCCCATCCACACCGCAAGCCCTTGTTGAATTGCTCTTCCCTGTCGTCCAGATGGGTTTTGACGTGCCGTGCAGCCACACGGCAGAACAGGCACGCAGCTGTCCGTGACCCAACACTCACTGAGCAACTATTATATGCTCAGCCCTGTTCGGGCAGGGGGTTTAACCGTGATCAGAGCTGATGTGGTCCTTGTCCCCATGAAGCTCACGCTCTGGGTGACAACCTGCTTCTCACAATCGAAGGACAACAGTAAAAAGGCCCCCAGAAGGTGTAAGTGGGTGGCCGGCTGCACGTGAGGCCGGGCAGTGGTTGTCAGGACCCTCACCACAGCTTTGTGGCCTCCTCTTGCTGTGTGCTCTCAGGGGAGCCCGGAATGGAGGGCCACCTTGTTCGTATGCCTGGGGGGAGGACACCGGGCCCAGGGATGGTCCTCTCTGGGCCGCTCACCCCTCGTCTGTGCCTGGAGCCCACCCACCCTGGCCGCAGTCCCCAAGGGGTGGGGTCTCCTGAGCTCTGGGAACCTCCTTGCTGCTTCTCTCCCAGGTTCTTTCCATGGCTGGGATTCAACTGAGTCGCTCACtgtggaggggaaaggggaagtcAGGGGGGACATCCGAAGCTCAGACTGAGCCACTGGATCCCACCACAATGAAAGCACCAGGAGAGAGGTTTCCGGATGGGGCCACAGGACTGTGCGTCTGGGAAAGTGCTCCAGCCTGGGCCAGGGGGCCCATGCCCCCGCACTTCTTGTCCCAGAGCTGCACGGTGACCTTGCCTGAGTTCCTgcccctctttgggcctcagttttcccaccgaTATACAACAGAAGGGGAGGGAATGTTCCTTCCAGTCGAAACATTGTGTGGTTCCTTCCACGAGTTGGGTGGCGTGAGGGAGTCTGGGGGTTAGAGAGAAAATTGGAGTCACAGTGCGGCCCCTTGGGGAAGAGTGTTTTGCGGACAACTGGTTGAGGGCTCaggagaataaggaaaaaattcaTACGGGTGCTCTGGAGTCCAGGCCGGCTGGAGGAAAGGGAATGGACAGCCGGAGAGAAGCCAGAAGGCCTCCCTCTCACACGTTACCAGGTACAGAAAGTGAAAGCTCTTGTGGAGGTCAGAGTCCTTCTGACCGTCCTGCCAATCCCAGCCCCGCCCCACTTCTCCCCAGAAGGCAGCACCGTCACCATttagtgtgtttctttttagACTTTTTTCTAGGCATTTGTCGCTATAGACATGTGTGTCCCTGGAAACACGCACGGTTGTTTCATACCAGATTTTGATCCATCAACAGCAGAAGATTTTCACTTTAAGTGTTTGCGCCCCGATCCTCAGCCAATAAGGAAACAAATGCACCAAGAGGCCCTTGTTATGAACCCATGGGATCTCAGAACCGGAAGGGCCCTTAGCCGTTACGGTCAACTCTCCCCGCTTTGATggaggggaaaccgaggctcagagcaAGGCATTGCCTGCTCTCAGTCCCACAGCAGGTCAGCAACAGAGCGAGGGGGTAGACCAGGACGCTGGCTTCCTGCTCCGTTCGCACACCCCTTCCTTCCGCCCTGCGGGGCAGCCTCGCTCTCCTGTCTCTCCTGGAGCGTGGGGCTTTCCGACACCTCAGGCCCTCCCCGTCTCCTGCCCAACAGGTACCTGTCCCACACGGAGCTGGCCCCACTGCGTGCACCCCTCATCCCCATGGAGCACTGCACCACCCGCTTTTTTGAGACCTGCGACCTGGACAATGACAAGTACATCGCCCTGGATGAGTGGGCCGGCTGCTTCGGCATCAAGGAGCGTGAGTGTCTGAGCAAAGGGGCCCCGCatcctctccccgcctcccctctgctctctgtcATCTGCGGGTCCATCCTCTCTacccagctctgctctctgtgCCTAGTTAACTCCTGTCTGCTCTCCCTGTCTGGGCGGGCGTTGCTCTCTCAGGTGGCTTCTTGTCCATCCGGCCGTCTTTATCATTCCCTTCCTCAAGCGTAGCACTCAGTCTGTGCCTAGCCCTATTTTGGGAACTGGCAGGCACGTAGACAGGAGACAGGAAGTGGAATTTGGCAGTGTGTGTCAGTGACAGGAACAGGGGCAGGGAGACCAAGGTTGTCAGTCGCCACGTTCCTGGGTGACCCTGGGCTGGTCATCTGACCCCTGGCCTGCGGATGGGGGGGACCCACCGACCCCTCAGGAAGCCCGTCTTCACCCGCACAGGGCCTCACGCTCTAACTCTGTTCTCTCGTCTTGCTTTGCAGAGGATATTGACAAGGATCTGGTGATCTAAATCCacgcctgcctccctcctcccgcaGTTCCGGATCCTCCCTCTTTGATCTTCCCCTTCCTGTTTCCCCCAAAGTTTAAAATGTTTGGATGGTTTGTTGTTCTGCCTGGGGACAAGGTGCTAATATAGATTTACATGAATACATTAACGGTGctaaaaatggaaattgtaaCCCAAGTCATGACATTCTTAGGTGTAACTGCTCTCACTGCCTCTTGCTCGCCCACTAACGGCCCCATTTTTCTCTCGCCCCTTGCGGTGTCCCCCGTTGTCTTAGTGGCGTGTGGGTGGGAACTTTGATCTGCTCAAGCCTGCCTTCAACACACATTGCGTCTTCagattttttctcctcttctgtttgAAACTAACGCTCACCAAGGTAGTctctgtgttcattttatttcagggTATTGGctgccggtggggggggggggggctcttccCCTCATGGCCTGAAGGTGGGAAAGGGAAGTAACAGGCACgtgatgctggcaaggatgtttCTGGGACTGGAGGCCTAGTGGGAGAAAGCCGTGCGGAACCCGCCAGCCAGAACCGCAGGTGGCAAGGCTGTGGCTGGGAGAAAGGACCCGAGTCTGTGTTAGGAAAGTATGTTAACTCTCGCGTACGCCAGTTCCGCACCAAGTCCCCCTCATCTTTCGGTGCCGTTTCTTTTCACGTTAGGCTGTTTGTCCAAACTTTTGGGAGCCGGGGTGGACCATCAGCTCTCTGGAATCCGCCAGGGCCCTGCGAGGGTGGGTCACCACACCGTGCGGGGCTTCTCCCCTCCTAGATGTCTTTGGGAAATGCAGGACTGGGAGGTGCTTTCGACCAGGAAGGCCAAGGTCTAGAGCGAGGTGTAGAAAGTTGTAAAATAGAAGTGTggttggtgaatttttttttttttccacatttagaTAGCTGTCACAAGAGGTCTTTCCCTCGGTTTCTAGCAcgtccctccttttctccctctccccacttttttCCTTCTATCAGTCAAGAGTAACTTCAAAGTCAATGGGATGGTCGGATCTCACAGGCTGAGAACTCGTTCACCTCCAAGCATTTCATGAAAAAGCTGCTTCTCATTAATCTTGCAAACCCTCGCCATGATGTGGGGAGTTTGacaaatctttcaaaataaaaagtaatgactTAGAAACTGCCTTCCTGAGTGATTTTGCATGTGTCTCAGTCTTAGACACCTCATTACCCTGATACGCAGACCCACGGGCGGACGTGTCTACACACAACTGTGCAATTGCTGACCTTTGCAAAGACACTGCTAGGCTTTGGTAcacacaggcttttttttttttttactttttttttttttttatgtttactcatttttgaaagagagagacagggcacaagcaggggtggggtggaggggggtgggacacagaatctgaagcaagccaCACAGGCTTATTTACACGCAGGGGGTGTATTTGTACACAAGGAATGTATGATTCCTATATGCACAAAtttagcttacttttttttttttttttaatttttttttttcaacgtttatttatttttgggacagagagagacagagcatgaacgggggaggggcagagagagagggagacacagaatcggaaacaggctccaggctctgagccatcagcccagagcctgacgcggggctcgaactcacggaccgcaagatcgtgacctggttgaagtcggacgcttaaccgactgcgccacccaggcgccccaaatttagcttacttttaatttt
It contains:
- the SPARC gene encoding SPARC produces the protein MRAWIFFLLCLAGRALAAPQQEALPDETEVVEETVAEVAEGPVGANPVQVEVGEFDEGAEEAEQEVVAENPCQNHHCKHGKVCELDENNTPMCVCQDPTSCPAPIGEFEKVCSNDNKTFDSSCHFFATKCTLEGTKKGHKLHLDYIGPCKYIPPCLDSELTEFPLRMRDWLKNVLVTLYERDEDNNLLTEKQKLRVKKIHENEKRLEAGDHPVELLARDFEKNYNMYIFPVHWQFGQLDQHPIDGYLSHTELAPLRAPLIPMEHCTTRFFETCDLDNDKYIALDEWAGCFGIKEQDIDKDLVI